A genomic stretch from Flavobacteriales bacterium TMED191 includes:
- a CDS encoding ABC transporter permease: MNFKSIIINLFSSNIASLLALLLVVLFFVLAVFSYQIMPDNTPLANNIQLSIAKKSPGFSANVLLLKNDSIYNSQNIFSQFFFGKKKHYKEIIIDSYSYKDDTLSYVLYNFNNVRKEKVSLDKLHHNKNNKHIINKTYILGTDRYGRDLLSRVILGTRISFSVGFISVFISLLIGISLGMISGYYGGKLDVFISWLINVVWSIPTLLLVIAISVVLGKGFWQVFVAVGLTMWVEVARVTRGEVLKISQMPYIESIRSFGVPDFYIMFKHILPNIINPIIIISAANFATSILLESGLSFLGIGVQPPIPSWGMIIRNHYGFIIMDKLYLALIPGLCIVLLVLSFMFLGNRLRDLLGVKSRK; encoded by the coding sequence ATGAATTTCAAAAGTATTATAATTAATTTATTTTCATCTAATATAGCATCACTCTTAGCTTTATTATTAGTTGTATTGTTTTTTGTTTTAGCAGTATTCTCTTATCAAATTATGCCTGATAATACTCCGTTAGCAAATAATATTCAATTATCAATTGCAAAAAAGTCTCCAGGTTTTAGTGCAAATGTTTTGTTGTTAAAAAATGATTCTATTTACAATTCTCAAAATATTTTTTCACAGTTTTTTTTTGGTAAAAAAAAACATTACAAGGAGATAATAATTGATAGCTACTCTTACAAAGATGATACATTATCTTATGTGTTGTATAATTTTAATAATGTTCGAAAAGAAAAAGTTTCATTAGATAAATTACATCATAATAAAAATAACAAACACATAATTAATAAAACTTATATATTAGGAACGGATAGATATGGTAGAGACTTATTAAGTAGAGTTATCTTAGGAACAAGAATATCCTTTTCAGTAGGCTTTATATCGGTATTTATTTCATTATTAATAGGTATTTCTTTGGGGATGATATCAGGCTATTATGGCGGTAAATTAGATGTTTTTATTAGCTGGTTAATTAATGTTGTGTGGTCAATTCCAACATTATTGCTCGTTATTGCTATCAGCGTTGTTTTAGGTAAGGGATTTTGGCAAGTTTTTGTTGCGGTTGGTTTGACAATGTGGGTTGAAGTGGCGCGTGTAACTAGAGGAGAGGTTTTGAAAATTTCTCAGATGCCATATATAGAATCTATTAGGTCATTTGGTGTTCCTGATTTTTATATAATGTTCAAACATATATTGCCCAACATCATTAATCCAATTATCATAATTTCAGCTGCTAATTTTGCTACCTCAATTTTATTAGAATCTGGATTAAGTTTTTTAGGAATAGGAGTTCAGCCGCCTATACCTTCCTGGGGGATGATTATTAGAAATCATTATGGATTTATTATAATGGATAAATTATATCTTGCTTTAATACCAGGTTTATGTATTGTCTTGTTAGTATTATCCTTTATGTTTTTAGGTAACAGACTAAGGGACTTGTTAGGTGTAAAATCTAGAAAATAA
- a CDS encoding HIT family protein yields MDSVFKKIINKEYSCHLVAEDQFNIAFMDIRPIKTGHVLVVPKKQVNYLFDLKKEEYQSLWAFVRIVAKGLKKSINCNRIGVSVIGFEVPHAHVHLVPINNIEDMNFSKSFNSNETELSKLSRDISKKIIY; encoded by the coding sequence ATGGATTCTGTTTTTAAAAAAATAATAAATAAAGAATATAGTTGCCATTTAGTTGCCGAAGATCAATTTAATATAGCATTTATGGATATTAGACCAATAAAAACAGGTCATGTTCTTGTTGTGCCTAAAAAACAGGTTAATTATTTATTTGATCTAAAAAAAGAAGAATACCAAAGTTTATGGGCTTTTGTTCGCATCGTCGCCAAAGGTTTAAAAAAATCAATTAATTGCAATAGAATTGGAGTTAGTGTTATAGGCTTTGAAGTTCCACATGCGCATGTACATTTAGTGCCAATTAACAATATAGAAGATATGAATTTTTCTAAAAGTTTCAATTCCAATGAAACAGAATTATCAAAATTGTCTAGAGATATATCTAAAAAAATTATTTATTAG
- the ruvC gene encoding crossover junction endodeoxyribonuclease RuvC, protein MEKDKIILGIDPGTNIMGYGLVKKSKNKIKFLYLDVVLLNKIKSHNLKLKKIFETTNNIIQMYSPDEIAIEAPFFGKNAQSMLKLGRAQGAAMVASAVNKIPIVEYAPKKIKLAITGSGTASKEKVAGMLIKMLQIETKPKYLDATDGLAAAVCHALQKRIILNNKKETWSQFIKNNPKRIK, encoded by the coding sequence ATGGAAAAAGATAAAATAATACTTGGTATTGATCCCGGAACTAATATAATGGGTTATGGACTTGTCAAAAAGTCAAAAAATAAAATAAAATTTTTATACCTGGATGTTGTTTTACTAAATAAAATTAAGTCTCATAATTTAAAGCTGAAAAAAATCTTTGAGACAACCAATAATATAATTCAAATGTACTCACCAGACGAAATTGCAATCGAAGCTCCATTCTTTGGGAAGAATGCTCAATCTATGCTAAAACTTGGAAGAGCACAAGGAGCTGCAATGGTAGCAAGTGCTGTAAATAAAATCCCCATTGTCGAATATGCGCCAAAAAAAATAAAGTTAGCAATTACAGGAAGTGGGACTGCATCAAAAGAAAAAGTAGCTGGAATGTTAATTAAGATGTTACAGATAGAAACTAAACCTAAATACCTAGATGCAACCGATGGTCTAGCCGCAGCTGTATGTCATGCACTTCAAAAGAGAATAATATTAAATAATAAAAAAGAAACTTGGAGTCAATTTATAAAAAATAACCCTAAAAGAATTAAATAA